CTCCGATTGCATTACCTGCTGCTGTGATTACTTTAGCTGGGTATGTTGCAGTTGCCGGAACGGTGGCCACTGCGGTCAGTCAAGCTGTGGTTTCAGACAAAAAGTAAAAAGCTATGGGAAATCTTCAATTAAAATCAACCGTATTTGGAGGAACATTGTTCACAACCATAGCCAATATAAAACTACATGATGTTTACTTCACCATTATCATGGCGGTCATTGGTGCTGTGGTCAGCTTCTTTGTTTCGCTCCTGTTACGTAAGATTTTTTTGAAGTAAATCTATTGTAAGATCATAAATTAATGCCTGGAATTCTCCAGGCATTTTTTATGCACTTATTTTTTGTTTCTTTTGGTTAAAGCAAGATTGTATATAAGCTTTTTTTAGCTGTTCTATTTTCAGAACTGTATTTCTTAAACGTTCTAATTCTTTTTGAATAGTAGTAACATTATGAATATGTTTTTCAACCTCAACCAGTGAATTTAAACCATTTTTTAACGTATTACAACAGTCTTTTATAGTGATAAATGGAATAACACTTCCTTTTAAATAATAAGCATAAAAACCTCCTATTTGAAGCATCATTGATAAGTGGAATAAAGTGTTTTTATCCTCTTCGGTGGTAGTGGTTACCACAAAACAGTTCGGACAAGGATTGTACAGCGGTTTACCGCTGTTCAATCCTTTGTTTAAAATGAAAAAGTGAGGTTTGTTGTAGGTCGTTCCTACACAGTGGGTTTTGATTTCAAAATAAAGCATAGCTATCCAATTTAAATTGCTTCGCTACGCTTCGCCATCATATTTTTTTGGAGAAAAAAGATGCCTATAACATTGTTGCTGTGGCGGATGCTGTCAAGGTTTTTGGTGAAAAGTTTGGTTTAAGATATTTATTGTTTTTAAAATACTAATCAAAGTTTTTATCAAAACCCGTAGGGCTTGACCTTTACTGCAAAAAGCGTTGGCAGAAGGAAAGCAACTATATTTGCATGCTTTTTTAATCAAAATAACCTCATCATAGATTAAGAAAAGGCATAAAGCAAGTGCTTGGAAGTGTAACTCAGTGGAATGGACAAGCTCTTGCTGTGCGGTGCTGAGGGGATTGTTATGTGAACTTTATTATTTCTTAAAAGCTTCCAATGCCCACAAGCACATGGGAAATTGGAATTGTAAACTTTCTTATAATAGCAAACTAATTATATCCTTTTTAATAAAATGACTAATTGGATTGAGATGAGGTAAAACAGCCTTGAGCCAAACGGTGGGCTGAGTGTGCAAATAGTGGAACGGTTTGCGGACACAGACCAAGCGCTAGCGAGCCGCCTTGCGAGTGGAGCAACGGGTGGTGCAAAAAGTGCATGAGGTAACGAATGTGGTTTGCAGCTATGTGTGGAGTTGAACGGCAGGTTTTTGTAATTTTTTCAAACAAAAACCTAGAGAGAAACGGAACAATACACAAGGCTACCTATTTAATTGCTAGAGCCTATGTGTTGGATGATGTAGTTGGCAAAAAGGCGGAGGCAACACAATCAAAAAGCCGCAGCCCGTAGCGACCTGCAAGGCGAGCTAAAATTATGGCAATGGTTGGATGCGTTGTGGCTGAACGAAATGAACCGAAGCCATGAGTGTGAATGCAGTGAAGTGACAAAAGCAGACAAAGGAATTGCCGTGAGGACTGATTGAGGAACGCAACAACCGTGACAAAGTGCCACTGGCACACTTGTGTAAAATAGCTCTTTTTTTAAACTTTAAATAAATTAGAAATGCTTAAAAAAAGTGCTATTTACTTTGGCGGGGTTGTTTGCTGACTATTGAAGGAGGAACACCGCTTTACCTTTTTATTATTCTATAATCAAACCTAATTCTAATTAGATCAATTAACTCTTTATCATCAATATCTACTTCATTAAAATTATTAGAAGGAAAAGTAAAATTAGAATAGAATGGATAAACTGTATTTTGTTTAAGTACCTTGAAAGGATCTATTTTATTTTTACTTTTTGGTATAGTAATAAAACGTTTTTTTTCTGCTCCTGTTTTTAATGCTATTAGCTTAAATCCTTTCAAATATACTTAAATTAAACTAATTTATATCTATCAGAACGCATTTTGAAAGCTTTTTCACTTCCTTCCATGACATCACAAATCTCTTTTTTAATCTCTTCTATTTCTACTGTACCAGAATGTAAAACAGATGTATGTTGACTTTCTGAATCCATTGAAATAATATATTCTGCATCACCATTTACAGGAATATTTGCATTATGAGTTACTACAATAATTTGCCTACTTCGTTTAGCTATTTTTAATCTATCTACTATTAAATCGTAGACTAATCTATTATCTAAATCATCTTCTGGTTGGTCTAATATTAATGGGATTGTTCCAAAAGATAATAAGAAAGTTAGAATTGCAGTAGTACGTTGTCCTGCAGAAGCAGTAGATAACGATTTAAACGTAACAGCATTTTCAGGTTTATATTCTACAACCACTTCATCCTCTGGCATAAATAACTCTAATTCATCCATACCTGCATCCGTTATACCTTTGACAGCATTCTTAAAATGACCACCAACTACATCAGCATTATCATCAAAGTAATTTTTGCGGAATACCTTTTTTACTTCTTCTATTTTCTGTTCTACGTTACCTTGGAAACATAACTCTTTTAACTTTTTAAAATCTTCTTCAAAAGAAGTGTCTTTACCAATAATCTTACGGACTTGTAACTCGAAACTTGTTTGACTTCTGAAAGGTTTAATTTTTACTCTAATTTTCCCATCAGTTACATTTTCATCAATAAATGCCTTACGTTTTACAGTTATATCTTTAGATAATTGAATAAATTCTTCCTGATATTTGGCTCTTTCTACAAGTTCTAAACGTTCTTTCTCTTTTATAATATCGAGAGCAACTAATTCTTCTTCCTTAGTTTCAATCTCTTTTGTAATAGCTTCGTATTGATCTATGTTTTCAACACCTTCTGCTTCAAGTTCAGCTTTCTTTACATCATAATTAGTTAATGCTGTAGTATATGCCTGCTTCCATTGTGAGGATGTTAGTTTAGTTTCTAAATCAGTTTTTATCTGTGATATTGATGTTATTAGTGCTTCATACTCCGTTGCTTTTGTAGATAGAGCTTCTTTTACCTCAGTTAAGATTATTTTAAGTTCTTCTCTATTACTTTCAGAAAAACCAGTTTCATCTGGTTGTTCAATATCAAACTCTGTTTTTAGCCCCTCTAATTGATTAACTAATACTTGAATTTGTTCTTTATAATCGTTTAGTAATTTCTCTTCTTCAGCAAATGACTTTTTTTCTGCCATTAACTCTTTTATTCCTGCCTTATCTAAAGTTTCTAATTTCTTTTTTAAGTCCTCAATGTCAGTTTTTAATTTAAGTCTTGATTTTAAACTTACTTGATGTGTTCTAATCGTAATACAAGACTTTAAGAAGTTTTCTTTTGCAACCTTTCTTTTATCTTTTAATTGACCTATTTCTTCAACATTCAAATCAACCCTATCTAACAAGGCGTTGTGGTCTTTTGAAATTTCAAATATTTGCTTTTGAGAATATTGCTCAAACTCTAAGAAGTTTAAAAACTCTTCTTCCTCAATTTTCTCCCAATTTCCATCAACTAACTTATTAATCTCTATAGTTTGATTGACAGAGCTTACTATTTCAGATGCTATTACACGATATAAAAAGTCTTTACGAACAAATTCTACTTCAATGGTAGATACATCATTAAATACACCTACAGACTCTGTTCCTTTTACTTCATTCGTTTTATAGAAACTATTATGCTCTTTTACTAAATCAGCAAAATTTTCAAGATTACTCGTACGGTTAAATACACCTCTAATAAATCTTAAAATGCTTGATTTACCACTACCTCGACCACCAATTATTGTATTTAATTGTGGATTAAATCCTATTTTAAAAGGCACTGTTCCTGTTAACGTAGTATTAGTTATGGTTATTGATTTTATCCAAAATTCAGGTTTATTTGTTGTAGAAGTTGCATCAACAAAATCATTAACTATTCTATGAGATGGCAATAAAAATGCTTGCCTTAACCCTTCTAAAGAAGGCGTTTCGTCCATTTTTATATAAGTGAATCTTGAACCAATACCGTTTAAACCGTGTATAGAGTTTTTAGGTTCGTGTGGATTATCCGAAAAAGTTAATAACGCTAAATCACTTTCCTTAGATAGCTTTACTGTATTATACCACTTCTTAGCTGTAGCTTCATCTATTGCAGGTGTAGGATTATTGTAAAAATCATTTAAACTTGGAACAACACTACCGATTGTTGCATTAGAATATTCCTTTTCATAAAATGCTTTATGTACAATTTGAACTGCATTTATATCTTCTCTACTGTAGAACTCTTGTAAAATTTGATTACCAATAGCCTCTAAACCATTAAATTCGTCAATGTGAGCAGGAATAATAATAGCACCATATTTTAAAGCCATATCTGCTATTTCAATTATACTTTTATTTGTTTTAGCATCTTGATTACCAAAATTAGCTTCATCTATATCACATCTTATTAAGAAATCACGAACATCAGTATTTGTTTTGGTTGGGTCAAATAATACTAATAAATGAACCTTAGATGTATCACAAGTAATTTCAACACCAGGAAAGATGGTTAAATTAGTGTTTTTAGCTATTTCTTGAATTGCTTCAATACCATTTGCACTATTGTGGTCAGTAACCGCAACACAATCTAGACCCTGTTCTATAGCTTTGTCAACCCATTGTTGAGCTGTTACCTCTCTATCTTGAAAACACCTACTTGCTGTTGTATGTAAATGTAAATCGCACTTATACCACCTTGCTCCTTTAAAATCGTTCATAGCTTTTTTTGATTTTATAGTTTATTTAATTTTTCAACAAAAACATCTTCTCTGTTAGCTTTGTTGTAGAATGGCATACCAATCAATTTATATTGTTGACTTTCGTATAATTCTATAACTGCTTCCTTTTCTATTTCTTGAAGGAATTGTTCTTTCCATTCATCATTGTATAATAAATGATCTCCTTTAGGTTCTATGAACAATTGATATATGACTTCATCATCTGATTTTTTTTCTGTCATGTATAATACAAAGTCTGGTTCTGTTGCCTTTGCATCGCTAAATCTGTATAGCTTGAAAAACCGTTCGTTTCTTAACAAATATATATTTGTAAACTTTTCCTTTAAATCATCTATGTTATCATGGAAATATTTCACTAAAAACTTTTCTTCTGACGAACCATAGTTTTCATTATAAGCATACCAATCTGCTTTATTTAAATCTACAAAATATTCTTGTGGAATATCATTACGCATTGTTGGTTTTCCTGTTTCTGCTGTTGTATTTGTGTTAACAGAAAATGATAGTTTTTTATTTTTAAAATACTTTCTTAATGGTTCTCTATAAAAGGATTTTGTACCTCTATAATCACCAAACTTGGTTGATATTTCATTAGCAATTTTGGTTGCTACACT
Above is a genomic segment from Wenyingzhuangia fucanilytica containing:
- a CDS encoding TrlF family AAA-like ATPase, which translates into the protein MNDFKGARWYKCDLHLHTTASRCFQDREVTAQQWVDKAIEQGLDCVAVTDHNSANGIEAIQEIAKNTNLTIFPGVEITCDTSKVHLLVLFDPTKTNTDVRDFLIRCDIDEANFGNQDAKTNKSIIEIADMALKYGAIIIPAHIDEFNGLEAIGNQILQEFYSREDINAVQIVHKAFYEKEYSNATIGSVVPSLNDFYNNPTPAIDEATAKKWYNTVKLSKESDLALLTFSDNPHEPKNSIHGLNGIGSRFTYIKMDETPSLEGLRQAFLLPSHRIVNDFVDATSTTNKPEFWIKSITITNTTLTGTVPFKIGFNPQLNTIIGGRGSGKSSILRFIRGVFNRTSNLENFADLVKEHNSFYKTNEVKGTESVGVFNDVSTIEVEFVRKDFLYRVIASEIVSSVNQTIEINKLVDGNWEKIEEEEFLNFLEFEQYSQKQIFEISKDHNALLDRVDLNVEEIGQLKDKRKVAKENFLKSCITIRTHQVSLKSRLKLKTDIEDLKKKLETLDKAGIKELMAEKKSFAEEEKLLNDYKEQIQVLVNQLEGLKTEFDIEQPDETGFSESNREELKIILTEVKEALSTKATEYEALITSISQIKTDLETKLTSSQWKQAYTTALTNYDVKKAELEAEGVENIDQYEAITKEIETKEEELVALDIIKEKERLELVERAKYQEEFIQLSKDITVKRKAFIDENVTDGKIRVKIKPFRSQTSFELQVRKIIGKDTSFEEDFKKLKELCFQGNVEQKIEEVKKVFRKNYFDDNADVVGGHFKNAVKGITDAGMDELELFMPEDEVVVEYKPENAVTFKSLSTASAGQRTTAILTFLLSFGTIPLILDQPEDDLDNRLVYDLIVDRLKIAKRSRQIIVVTHNANIPVNGDAEYIISMDSESQHTSVLHSGTVEIEEIKKEICDVMEGSEKAFKMRSDRYKLV
- a CDS encoding DUF6943 family protein, which encodes MLYFEIKTHCVGTTYNKPHFFILNKGLNSGKPLYNPCPNCFVVTTTTEEDKNTLFHLSMMLQIGGFYAYYLKGSVIPFITIKDCCNTLKNGLNSLVEVEKHIHNVTTIQKELERLRNTVLKIEQLKKAYIQSCFNQKKQKISA